From the Priestia koreensis genome, one window contains:
- a CDS encoding aminopeptidase translates to MSTFEKNLEKYAELAVKVGVNIQPGQTLLVNAAIHTAPFVRKVVEKAYEVGAKHVYVDWSDETVARLKYDLAPDEAFTEFPSWKAQASKEIAENGGAFLSVTSSNPSLLKGVDPSRIAAANKAAGQAMSEFRRYIQSDKVSWSVMAAPSKEWAAKVFPDAPESEQEGLLWDAIFKATRADLEDPVQAWTQHDQNLHQKVDYLNEKKYKKLHYKAPGTDLTIELPETHIWVGAGSINEKGDSFMANMPTEEVFTVPLKSGVNGVVKSTLPLNYGGNLIEDFSLTFENGKVVNIDVEEGYETLKNLIETDEGAAHLGEVALVPHNSPISQSNTVFFNTLFDENASNHLALGSAYAFCIEGGKTMSKEELKERDINESITHVDFMIGSAEMDIDGIKEDGTSEPIFRKGNWAF, encoded by the coding sequence ATGTCGACATTTGAGAAAAATTTAGAGAAATACGCTGAGTTAGCGGTAAAAGTAGGCGTTAACATTCAGCCAGGTCAAACTCTTTTAGTGAACGCAGCAATTCACACGGCACCATTTGTTCGTAAAGTGGTTGAAAAGGCGTACGAAGTAGGCGCAAAGCACGTATATGTAGATTGGAGTGACGAAACGGTTGCTCGCTTAAAATATGATCTTGCTCCGGACGAAGCGTTCACTGAGTTTCCTTCATGGAAAGCACAAGCAAGTAAAGAAATTGCAGAAAACGGCGGAGCGTTCTTATCCGTTACGTCTTCAAATCCAAGCCTGTTAAAAGGGGTAGATCCATCTCGTATCGCAGCAGCGAATAAAGCTGCTGGTCAGGCAATGAGCGAATTCCGTCGCTACATTCAATCGGATAAGGTTAGCTGGTCAGTAATGGCAGCTCCTTCTAAAGAGTGGGCAGCGAAAGTATTCCCAGATGCACCAGAGTCAGAGCAAGAAGGCCTGCTATGGGATGCAATTTTCAAAGCAACACGTGCAGACTTAGAAGACCCTGTTCAAGCATGGACGCAGCATGATCAAAATCTACATCAGAAAGTGGATTACTTAAATGAGAAAAAATACAAAAAACTTCATTACAAAGCACCAGGGACAGATTTGACGATTGAACTTCCAGAAACGCATATTTGGGTAGGCGCAGGAAGCATCAACGAAAAAGGCGATTCGTTCATGGCAAACATGCCGACTGAGGAAGTCTTTACGGTACCATTAAAATCTGGAGTGAATGGCGTCGTAAAGAGCACGCTTCCGTTAAACTATGGTGGGAACTTAATTGAAGACTTTTCATTAACGTTTGAAAACGGAAAAGTAGTCAACATCGACGTGGAAGAAGGCTATGAAACGCTGAAAAATCTGATTGAAACAGACGAAGGGGCAGCTCATCTAGGAGAGGTAGCGCTCGTTCCCCACAATTCGCCTATTTCACAATCAAATACAGTATTCTTCAACACACTATTTGACGAGAACGCTTCTAACCACTTAGCGCTCGGAAGCGCCTACGCGTTCTGTATTGAAGGTGGAAAAACAATGTCAAAAGAAGAGTTAAAAGAACGTGACATCAACGAAAGCATCACACACGTTGACTTCATGATCGGCTCTGCTGAGATGGACATTGACGGCATTAAAGAAGACGGTACATCTGAACCAATCTTCCGTAAAGGAAACTGGGCGTTTTAA